The genomic stretch TTTCTTTGTTAATGTTATTACGGCGTTATTGAATAACGACGTAATAATATAGGGAGTTTATAATGAAAACAGTTTCTAAATTTGCTTTTGCTGCGATTGCTGTGGGTGTGTTGGCCGGCTGTTCATCAAATGATGAAATGATGGCACAACAAAAACAAACGACTGAACAAATCCAAACTCTAACCAATGAATTACAAACTCAAAAAGAAATGTCAGCTAAGAATGCAGAAGCCGTTTCTCAGTTGCAAGCAAACAATGAAGCGATGCAACAAAAAGCAGAGCAAATGATGAAGGTTTATACCGTCAAAGAAAACGACACGCTTATGTCTATCTCTCGAGATCATGACATGTCACTAGAAGATCTAATGGCATTAAACTCTGACATTGATAAATCGAAAAAGCTCTTAATTGGTACAACCGTTAATATTAAATAACGATGGTTTGTTAATAAGAGAAATCGACAAAATCAAGATTGAACCATAAGTAAGAAAGCTGCCGAATCGGTGGCTTTTTTTTAGCGCCTTAAAGGTCTGTCGAGGCGATCAGCATCACGCCAGCAGCCGTTAACTCGGCGTAAAGAGTCTTGCGCTGTAGTGCATTAATACCAATGACCAATTCTTTGCCACCATCAACCGGAATGCTATGAACAACCGGATCATCACCATGCACAAAGCTATTTTGCATATCCACAACAAGCAATGAATCATCAAGATATGAAAAGCCGCAATGACCCATCGATCATTGCGGCTAGTTTCAAGTCATAAGCTAATTATGCAGCGTCTAAAGCGGCTCTTCTTAGGTGCGAAAGATATTCATTATAAGTGCCTTGGAAGTTAACCAATTTTTTGTCTTTAACATCTATAATTGAGGTGGCAAGAGACGAGACAAATTCACGGTCATGGCTAACAAAGATTAACGTACCTTGATACACCTTTAAGGCATCATTTAATGCTTCAATCGCTTCCATATCCATGTGGTTGGTAGGTTCATCCATAACCAAAACATTGATGTCTTGTAGCATTAATTTACCGAATAACAGACGGTTCTTTTCACCACCTGAACAGTTTTTGGCTTTTTTATTGGCATCATCAGCGGTAAATAATAAGCGGCCTAAAAGTCCACGAACCATTAAGTCATCATGCTTCGCGGTGCGCCATTGTGAGATCCAATCAAAGATAGTTAAATCGTTATCAAAATCTGCGGTGCTATCTTGCGGGCAATAGCCGATAGACGCATTTTCAGACCATTTTACTACGCCATGATTTTGCTCTAATTCTTTTACCAGACAACGAAGTAAGGTTGATTTACCCACACCATTCTCGCCAATCACGGCTAAACGCGTACCGGCTTCAAGTAATAAATTGCCATTTTCGAATAATATCTCGTCTTCAAATCCATGGCTTAAATCTTTTAACTCAAGCGCCAAGCGGTGCAGTTTCTTGCCTTCACCAAAATCAATCGATGGACTAATACGGCTAGATGATTTCACTTCATCAAGTTTGATTTTATCCATTTTTTTCGCGCGAGAACTGGCTTGTTTTGCTTTAGAGGCGTTAGCACCAAAGCGATTGACGAAGTCTTGCAGTTCACTAATTTCAGCGGCTTTTTTAGCATTGTTTGACAATAGTTGCTCACGGATCAAACCTGATGCTTCAAGGAAGTATTCGTAGTTACCCGGGTAGATACGAAGCTCACCGTAATCGATATCGGCCATGTGAGTACAAACAGAATTTAAGAAGTGACGGTCATGCGAGATGATGATCATGGTGCATTTACGTTGGTTTAACTCTTCAGCCAACCAGTTGATGGTATTAATATCAAGGTTGTTGGTTGGTTCATCAAGTAGCAAAATATCAGGATTTGCAAATAGAGCTTGTGCTAATAACACACGCAATTTCCAACCTGGGGCAACTTGTTGCATTAAACCAAAATGGAATTCTTCTTCGATACCGGCTTGGATTAAAATATCACCGGCGCGGCTTTCGGCTGTGTAACCGTCCATTTCTGCAAATTCACTTTCAAGCTCGGCCACTTTCATGCCGTCGGCTTCACTCATTTCTGGTAATGAATAAATGCGTTCGCGTTCTTGTTTGATTTCCCAAAGCTTACGGTCGCCCATGATCACAACATCGATAACATTTTGTTGTTCAAAAGCAAACTGATCTTGGCTTAGTACGCCGAGTTTTAATCCCGGTGTGATAGAAACGTTACCAGAACTTGGAGCCAAAGCGCCACTGAGGATCTTCATAAAGGTCGATTTACCACAACCATTGGCACCAATAAGACCGTACTTATTGCCGTTACCAAATTTGGCAGAAATATTTTCAAATAAAGGCTCAGCGCCAAATTGCATGGTGATGTTAGCGGTAGAAATCAAAGAAGTTCCCTAGGTATGTATTGAACTATCGTATTGTGATAGTGCAAATCAACGGATTAAAAGTGTGAATTAATAGGCGACGAATTATACAGGTTTATGGAGTAAATAATAGATGCGTGAGCCAAGTCACAGAAGTTAGTTTTTAAAGTGTGCCTTTAACTCATAATTTTAATTATTAGCGTTTATTTTCAATGGGTTAATTTATAACGATGATTTATTGATTGCCATTCAGCCTAATGTTGTCTGAACAAAGGCAAGCTGAGATGAAAAGGTTAAGCTAAAATGGTGATGAAAAAGGCGTTAAGTGACATTAAGTCATCAATTTTATGATGGGAAATTGGCATGAAATTAATTTGGTTAAAGTTATTGATCACCATTGTAGTTTTTGCGGCATTATTTGGTTGGGTTTATTACAAAGTGCAAAGTGGTGTTCAATAACACTATAACCTATAACTGATCCTGCCTAGCTAATGTCGTTTAGGTTCGATGAGCCATTTTATCATTACGTTCTGGGCAACTGGCTAAGATCTCTCGATTTCCTGTTTCTTTTACTTCTTCTAAGATGACATCAAAGCCCCATAGGCGGTGCAGATGTTTCATCACTTCTGGGTAGTTAGTATGTAATGGCACCCTATCTTGCGGGATGTGTTGTAGGGTGAGTGAGCGATCGCCACGCACATTAACATTCCAAACTTGAATATTGGGTTCTAGATTACTTAAATTGTACTGAGAGGCGAGTTTTTCTCGGATAGCCTGATATCCCAACTCATCATGGATGGCACTGACTTGAATGTAGTTGCGTCTATCGTCATCGAGAACGGAAAACAGTTTAAATTCTCGGATCAATTTTGGCGATAAGTATTGGCTAATAAAACTTTCGTCTTTGAAGTTATGCATGGCGAAATGCAAAGCCTCTAACCAGTCACTGCCGGCCAGTTCTGGAAACCATTCTTTATCTTCTTGCGTTGGATTTTCACATATTCTCTTAATATCTTGGAACATGGCAAAGCCCAAAGCATAAGGGTTGATGCCATTATAATATGGGCTGTTGTAGTTAGGTTGTGCCACCACATTAGTATGACTGTGGAGAAATTCGAGAATGAACTTATCCTCTACCAAGCCTTCATCGTATAAGTGATTTAAAATGGTGTAATGCCAAAAAGTAGCCCATCCCTCGTTCATAACTTGAGTTTGTTTTTGTGGGTAAAAATACTGGCTCACTTTGCGCACGATACGCACAATTTCACGTTGCCAGGATTCAAGTAATGGCGCATGTTTTTCAATGAAATATAAGATGTTTTCTTGGGGTTCACTAGGAAAACGAGGCGCTTGGGTGTCTTGTTCTGAATGTGGGTGCGGAACGGTGCGCCATAATTCATTCACTTGCGATTGCAGATATTGTTCGCGGTCTTCTTGGCGCGCTTTTTCTTCTACGATTGAGATCTTCTCTGGGCGTTTGTACCTATCGACGCCATAGTTCATTAATGCATGACAAGAATCGAGAATTTGCTCAACTTCTTCTACGCCGTATTTCTCTTCACATTCTGTAATATAGGTACGAGCAAACAGTAAGTAATCGATAATGGAACTGGCATCGGTCCAAGATTGGAATAAATAATTGCCTTTGAAAAATGAGTTGTGGCCATAACAGGCATGCGCCATCACCAGTGCCTGCATAGTAATGGTGTTTTCTTCCATTAAATAGGCGATGCAAGGATCTGAGTTGATCACGATTTCATAAGCGAGCCCCATGTGGCCATGCTTGTAGTTTTGCTCAGTTTGAATGAATTTTTTACCAAATGACCAATGGTGGTAATTAATTGGCATGCCGATACTGGAATAAGCATCCATCATTTGTTCGGCGGTGATCACCTCGATCTGATTTTCGTAAGTATCTAATCGATAATGCGCCGCCACTCGTTTGATCTCGGTATGATATTGCTCTAATAATTCAAACGTCCAGTCTGGGCCAGCCGATAAGGTTTTTCGGGTGTTGCCAGGCTGTGGATCGGTTGGTTTTGATTGAGTCATATTATCCATAATTCAGCCCTCAACTGGTTTGTTTTTGAAACAGTTCGCGGAATATTTGGAAAATATCTTCCACCGAACGTATGTTTTTCATGGCAAAATTATCAGCATGTTCCGCGATTTTTTCATACTCGCACCACAAGGTTTGATGCGAGCGCTGGGTGATTTCGATATAAGAGTAATACTGGCAATAGGGCAGAATCTGTTTCTCTAATTGCTCTTTACAGCGGGGCGAGTCGTCCGCCCAGTTATCCCCATCAGAGGCTTGCGCGGCGTAAATATTCCATTCGTTAGTAGGAAAGCGGTCTTTAATAATATCGGACATCATTTTTAAGGCGCTAGAAACAATGGTACCACCGGTTTCTTGCGAGTAGAAAAATTCATGTTCGTCTACCTCTTTGGCTTGAGTGTGGTGGCGGATAAAAATAACCTCGACATTTTGATAAGTGCGAGTTAAAAATAAATACAGCAGAACATAAAAGCGTTTGGCAATGTCTTTGGTGGCTTGATCCATAGAACCGGAGACATCCATTAAGCAAAACATCACCGCTTGACTGGAAGGAATAGGGCGGCGTTCATAGTTTTTAAAACGTAAATCAAAAGTATCAATAAAAGGAACACGGGCAATTTTTTGGCGCAGTTCTTCTATTTCGAGTTTGATTTGTTTTTCTTCTAATGGTCGAGCAGGTTCCGACATTGAAATATCATCGAGAATGGATTCTAACTCGGCAATTTTGCGACGTTTAGATGCGCTCATTGCAGTACGACGTGCTAATGATTGTTGCAGCGAACGAACAATGGCTAAATTGCCCGGAACACCAGAGGTTTGATAACCCGCGCGATGGCTTTCCCATTCGGTAATTTTGTTGATTTGGTTTTTTTGTAAGTTAGGCAGCGCCAGATCTTCAAATAAAATATCGAGGTATTCGTCTTTGGATATTTGGAAAGTAAAATCATCTTGACCTTCTCCATCTTGGCTGGCATCCCCTTTACCTGAGCCTGAACCACCGCCACCTGCTGGTGGACGATCGATTCTATCTCCGGTAGTAAATTGGTCATTACCGGGATGCACGCGCTCTTTAACGCCGCCTTTACCTTGATGAAAAACAGGCTCATTAAGATCTTTTGATGGGATAGCAATATCCTCACCAGTTTGAGTATTGGTGATGGAACGTTGTTTTACCGCTTCAGACACGGATTTTTTGATTTGCTCTTTATTACGGCGAATAAACCGCTGACGGTTGACGGTGCTTTTATTCTTCCCATTAAGCCGTCTATCAATGAACTGTGTCATCGCTTTCCCCTAGGACATAGAATTGCCCTTTAACTTTCGGCAGTCTGATGTAAAAAATACATAGGCTGCCGATTTTTACGTTAATCTATAATGGAATGTTATGAAGACTTACGCACGCGTAAATACCATTCTGCCAATAAACGCACTTGCTTTTTGGTGTAGCCTTTTTCCATCATACGGGCGACGAAATTGTCGTGCTTTTTCTGATCGTCTTGCGATGTTTTGGCGTTAAATGAAATCACAGGCAGTAATTCTTCTGTATTGGAGAACATCTTTTTCTCAATCACAGTGCGTAATTTCTCATAACTGGTCCATGCTGGATTCTGACCACTGTTATTAGCACGGGCACGTAAGACGAAATTGACGATTTCATTCCTAAAATCTTTCGGATTACTAATGCCGGCGGTTTTCTCTATTTTTTCCAGTTCATCATTTAACGCTGAGCGGTCAAACAGTTGGCCAGTTTCAGGATCGCGATACTCTTGGTCTTGGATCCAAAAATCGGCATAGGTAACATAGCGATCAAAGATGTTTTGCCCATATTCTGAATAGGATTCGAGATAAGCGGTTTGAATTTCTTTGCCGATGAATTCAACATATTTTGGCACTAAATAGCCTTTTAAGAATTCTAAATACTTATCAGCCACTTCTTGCGGGAACTGCTCTCTCTCAACTTGTTTTTCGATGACATAAAACAGATGAACTGGGTTGGCGGCCACTTCACTTTGATCAAAGTTAAAAACACGCGATAAAATTTTAAACGCAAAGCGGGTTGAAAGCCCAGACATCCCTTCATCCACGCCCGCATAATCGCGGTACTCCTGATAGCTTTTGGCTTTCGGATCGGTGTCTTTTAATGTTTCACCATCATATACCCGCATTTTAGAGAATAAGGATGAGTTTTCAGGTTCTTTTAAGCGCGATAAAATGGTGAATTGAGCCAACAGCTCTAAGGTGCTCGGCGAACAAGGTGCTGTGGATAATTCACTGTGAGTCAGCAGTTTTTGGTAGATTTTTATTTCTTCTGATGTGCGTAAACAATAAGGGACTTTAACAATATAAACCCGGTCTAAAAATGCTTCATTATTTTTGTTATTGCGGAAGGTTTGCCACTCGGATTCGTTGGAGTGGGCTAAAATCATGCCATCAAAAGGCAGCGCAGATAACCCTTCAGTTCCGTTGTAGTTGCCTTCTTGGGTTGCGGTTAATAATGGGTGTAACACCTTGATTGGTGCTTTGAACATTTCGACAAACTCCATCACCCCTTGGTTAGCTTTACATAATGCACCGGAATAACTGTAAGCATCAGGATCATCTTGTGAAAAATGTTCAAGTTGACGAATATCGACTTTACCGACAAGTGATGAAATATCTTGGTTATTTTCATCACCTGGTTCAGTTTTGGCTATCCCGATTTGATTAATAATGGAAGGGCGCACTTTAACCACTTTAAACTTGGTAATATCACCGCCAAATTCATTTAACCGTTTTGCCGCCCACGGTGACATGATGGAATGCAAACAACGCTTTTCAATGCCGTAGTCATTTTTTAATACCTCACCGTCTTCTTCGACATCAAACAGGCAAAAAGGGTGGTCATTAACCGGGCTGCGCACGCCGTTAGCAGATAACACATAAATAGGGATTTGTTGCATCAAGCTTTTTAGTTTTTCGGCTAATGAGGATTTACCTCCCCCAACAGGGCCAAGTAGATAGAGGATTTGTTTCCGCTCTTCTAAGCCCTGCGCCGCATGTTTTAGATAGGAGACGATTTGTTCGATCGCTTCTTCCATGCCGTAGAAGTGTTCAAAGGTTTCATAGCGAGCGATCACGCGGTTTGAGAATAGCCGACTGAGTTTAGGTTCTTTTGCGGTGTCGATAATTTCAGGCTCGCCGATGGCTAATAATAACCGCTCGGCGGCATTGGCGTAAGCACTTTTATCTTGTCGACAGAGCGATAAAAAGTCCTGTAAAGACATCTCTTCATCTTTAGATGCTTCATAACGTGATTGGTAGTGATCAAAAATACTCATAGTGAATCCCCTTGAAAATACCCGCTCTGATATTACGGCTTTATCACCTCGGGTGTATCGACTGAAGTTTTAATTTCCTCTACTCATAAGACTAGACTCGTTTTCGTATTCTGCTTAATAATTATGGTGTTATTTAGGGTTTATTTTTATTGAATTTGTTTGAAGTAGTGGGAGGTTAGGCTGGAAGGTGATACTTTTAATCGGTGTAAACTAGGAATAGCCACAATAAAAAACGACCCATGAATAATAACTCACGGGTCGTTAATGTTTGGGCTTTAAAACGAAAAATTAAGCATTAAAAATTTGCGTTAATTCCGTTGCTGAAAGGTGGTATTGACGAGGGCAGTTGCGCCATGTGATCACCATTCTGCGGTATTTTTCAGTCATTGGCATTTGAGCATTAAAGTAATGATCTGCTTTATCAAATTGAGGGTACAGACCTTCAGAATCAACTAAGAAACGAACATAATTTACTGCTTGATGCTCAGTTGCAATGTCAAAACCTAAGAACTGTAGACGACGTTGATCAACTTGTGCTTTGTCAGTATCAGCTAGCATATTATTTGACTCTTGCAATGCGTGATACATTTCCATGATATCGATAATTTCACGACATTGGCTTTCTTCAATGCAGCCAAAGTGTTTGATAAGTTCGCGCATTTGAAGTTCGTAACCACGCTCGACAATGGTTTGTAAACGCTTGTATTTTTCGGCGTTAGCTGGTTCTAGTTGTTCCATAATGCTGTATTGATTTGACAGGATCAGGCGTTGTGCGTTTGTCATTTCCATGTGTGACCTCGAAAAGTGAAAAATGGGAATTCACTGCGACTATTTTGAGTTATTCCCTTGGTGTTAAAAAGAAAGCCGCAGTGGTGTGATAGTTGAATGCGTTGTTATTAAATTAACTCGTTATTAAACAGGATAATGAGTTACCAACTAGTAAATCACATTATCATGATATTTACTCAAAGTTTCGGCCATGAGCTCCATGGTTTCTTTTGGCGGCGGATTCACGCCATCCAATGGATAATCAAAGCCTAATGCCTCCCATTTATGCGCACCTAATTGGTGATAAGGAAGCAGTTCTATTTTTTCGATGTTGTCCATATCTTTAATGAACTCACCGAGCATCTCGGCTGACTCTACATCATCGGTATAACCAGGAACAATCACATAACGAACCCAAGTTTTTTGACCAATTTTGTGTAAGTAACGAGCAAAGTCTAATGTGCGACGGTTAGAAACACCGATAAAGTCATGATGAATCTCATCTTTCATGTGCTTTATATCGAGCATCACAAGATCTGAAACAGCTAATACTTCATCAATCACATCGGTATGTTTGCGAATATAACCATTGGTATCTAGGCAAGTGTGAATGCCTTCTTCATGTGCCGATTTAAATAAATCGCGGACAAATTCAGGTTGCAACATAGCTTCACCACCTGAGCAAGTAATACCGCCACCAGAGGCTTTCATAAAATGGCGATAAGATTTCGCTTCCGTGATGATTTCTTCTACGGTTACTTCTTTACCGCCATGCGTATCCCAAGTATCACGATTATGGCAATACATACAGCGCATCATGCAGCCTTGTGTGAAAACAATGAAGCGGATACCCGGTCCATCGACCGTACCACAAGACTCATAAGAGTGAATTCGACCAGTTGCTGGCATTGGATTAATCCTCTGTAAATTTATGTCTCTATTTTATTACAAATGTAGTTGGTAAAATAGGGTAATGATGGGATTAAGTGATTTTCTTTAATAAGAATGTGTTACTAGAAGCAAAGAGTGACAGGAGCAAACGAAAAAAGCCCCACTCCGAAGAGTAGGGCTTTATGACTGAAAGTCTATATTAAATATAAATTACATAGTTTCAGTGAAAGTACGTGCGATTACGTCTTGTTGTTGTTCTGCTGTTAAAGAGTTGAATCGTACAGCGTATCCAGATACACGGATAGTTAGCTGAGGATATAGCTCTGGGTGCTTAACGGCGTCTTCTAGAGTTTCGCGGTTAAGAACGTTAACGTTAAGGTGTTGACCACCTTCTACAGACGCTTCATGGTGGAAGTAACCATCCATTAGGCCAGCAAGGTTCGCTTTCTTCGCTTCGTCAGTCT from Vibrio algicola encodes the following:
- a CDS encoding LysM peptidoglycan-binding domain-containing protein, translating into MKTVSKFAFAAIAVGVLAGCSSNDEMMAQQKQTTEQIQTLTNELQTQKEMSAKNAEAVSQLQANNEAMQQKAEQMMKVYTVKENDTLMSISRDHDMSLEDLMALNSDIDKSKKLLIGTTVNIK
- a CDS encoding ABC-F family ATPase, yielding MISTANITMQFGAEPLFENISAKFGNGNKYGLIGANGCGKSTFMKILSGALAPSSGNVSITPGLKLGVLSQDQFAFEQQNVIDVVIMGDRKLWEIKQERERIYSLPEMSEADGMKVAELESEFAEMDGYTAESRAGDILIQAGIEEEFHFGLMQQVAPGWKLRVLLAQALFANPDILLLDEPTNNLDINTINWLAEELNQRKCTMIIISHDRHFLNSVCTHMADIDYGELRIYPGNYEYFLEASGLIREQLLSNNAKKAAEISELQDFVNRFGANASKAKQASSRAKKMDKIKLDEVKSSSRISPSIDFGEGKKLHRLALELKDLSHGFEDEILFENGNLLLEAGTRLAVIGENGVGKSTLLRCLVKELEQNHGVVKWSENASIGYCPQDSTADFDNDLTIFDWISQWRTAKHDDLMVRGLLGRLLFTADDANKKAKNCSGGEKNRLLFGKLMLQDINVLVMDEPTNHMDMEAIEALNDALKVYQGTLIFVSHDREFVSSLATSIIDVKDKKLVNFQGTYNEYLSHLRRAALDAA
- a CDS encoding SpoVR family protein — protein: MDNMTQSKPTDPQPGNTRKTLSAGPDWTFELLEQYHTEIKRVAAHYRLDTYENQIEVITAEQMMDAYSSIGMPINYHHWSFGKKFIQTEQNYKHGHMGLAYEIVINSDPCIAYLMEENTITMQALVMAHACYGHNSFFKGNYLFQSWTDASSIIDYLLFARTYITECEEKYGVEEVEQILDSCHALMNYGVDRYKRPEKISIVEEKARQEDREQYLQSQVNELWRTVPHPHSEQDTQAPRFPSEPQENILYFIEKHAPLLESWQREIVRIVRKVSQYFYPQKQTQVMNEGWATFWHYTILNHLYDEGLVEDKFILEFLHSHTNVVAQPNYNSPYYNGINPYALGFAMFQDIKRICENPTQEDKEWFPELAGSDWLEALHFAMHNFKDESFISQYLSPKLIREFKLFSVLDDDRRNYIQVSAIHDELGYQAIREKLASQYNLSNLEPNIQVWNVNVRGDRSLTLQHIPQDRVPLHTNYPEVMKHLHRLWGFDVILEEVKETGNREILASCPERNDKMAHRT
- a CDS encoding YeaH/YhbH family protein, whose product is MTQFIDRRLNGKNKSTVNRQRFIRRNKEQIKKSVSEAVKQRSITNTQTGEDIAIPSKDLNEPVFHQGKGGVKERVHPGNDQFTTGDRIDRPPAGGGGSGSGKGDASQDGEGQDDFTFQISKDEYLDILFEDLALPNLQKNQINKITEWESHRAGYQTSGVPGNLAIVRSLQQSLARRTAMSASKRRKIAELESILDDISMSEPARPLEEKQIKLEIEELRQKIARVPFIDTFDLRFKNYERRPIPSSQAVMFCLMDVSGSMDQATKDIAKRFYVLLYLFLTRTYQNVEVIFIRHHTQAKEVDEHEFFYSQETGGTIVSSALKMMSDIIKDRFPTNEWNIYAAQASDGDNWADDSPRCKEQLEKQILPYCQYYSYIEITQRSHQTLWCEYEKIAEHADNFAMKNIRSVEDIFQIFRELFQKQTS
- a CDS encoding PrkA family serine protein kinase — encoded protein: MSIFDHYQSRYEASKDEEMSLQDFLSLCRQDKSAYANAAERLLLAIGEPEIIDTAKEPKLSRLFSNRVIARYETFEHFYGMEEAIEQIVSYLKHAAQGLEERKQILYLLGPVGGGKSSLAEKLKSLMQQIPIYVLSANGVRSPVNDHPFCLFDVEEDGEVLKNDYGIEKRCLHSIMSPWAAKRLNEFGGDITKFKVVKVRPSIINQIGIAKTEPGDENNQDISSLVGKVDIRQLEHFSQDDPDAYSYSGALCKANQGVMEFVEMFKAPIKVLHPLLTATQEGNYNGTEGLSALPFDGMILAHSNESEWQTFRNNKNNEAFLDRVYIVKVPYCLRTSEEIKIYQKLLTHSELSTAPCSPSTLELLAQFTILSRLKEPENSSLFSKMRVYDGETLKDTDPKAKSYQEYRDYAGVDEGMSGLSTRFAFKILSRVFNFDQSEVAANPVHLFYVIEKQVEREQFPQEVADKYLEFLKGYLVPKYVEFIGKEIQTAYLESYSEYGQNIFDRYVTYADFWIQDQEYRDPETGQLFDRSALNDELEKIEKTAGISNPKDFRNEIVNFVLRARANNSGQNPAWTSYEKLRTVIEKKMFSNTEELLPVISFNAKTSQDDQKKHDNFVARMMEKGYTKKQVRLLAEWYLRVRKSS
- a CDS encoding YfbU family protein encodes the protein MEMTNAQRLILSNQYSIMEQLEPANAEKYKRLQTIVERGYELQMRELIKHFGCIEESQCREIIDIMEMYHALQESNNMLADTDKAQVDQRRLQFLGFDIATEHQAVNYVRFLVDSEGLYPQFDKADHYFNAQMPMTEKYRRMVITWRNCPRQYHLSATELTQIFNA
- the pflA gene encoding pyruvate formate lyase 1-activating protein; the encoded protein is MPATGRIHSYESCGTVDGPGIRFIVFTQGCMMRCMYCHNRDTWDTHGGKEVTVEEIITEAKSYRHFMKASGGGITCSGGEAMLQPEFVRDLFKSAHEEGIHTCLDTNGYIRKHTDVIDEVLAVSDLVMLDIKHMKDEIHHDFIGVSNRRTLDFARYLHKIGQKTWVRYVIVPGYTDDVESAEMLGEFIKDMDNIEKIELLPYHQLGAHKWEALGFDYPLDGVNPPPKETMELMAETLSKYHDNVIY